From the genome of Bubalus bubalis isolate 160015118507 breed Murrah chromosome 2, NDDB_SH_1, whole genome shotgun sequence, one region includes:
- the B3GALT1 gene encoding beta-1,3-galactosyltransferase 1 gives MASKVSCLYVLTVVCWASALWYLSVTRPTSSYTGSKPFSHLTVARKNFTFGNIRTRPINPHSFEFLINEPTKCEKNIPFLVILISTTHKEFDARQAIRETWGDENNFKGIKIATLFLLGKNADPVLNQMVEQESQIFHDIIVEDFIDSYHNLTLKTLMGMRWVATFCAKAKYVMKTDSDIFVNMDNLIYKLLKPSTKPRRRYFTGYVINGGPIRDVRSKWYMPRDLYPDSNYPPFCSGTGYIFSADVAELIYKTSLHTRLLHLEDVYVGLCLRKLGIHPFQNSGFNHWKMAYSLCRYRRVITVHQISPEEMHRIWNDMSSKKHLRC, from the coding sequence ATGGCTTCGAAGGTCTCCTGTTTGTACGTTTTGACCGTGGTGTGCTGGGCCAGCGCTCTCTGGTACTTGAGCGTAACTCGCCCTACTTCCTCCTACACGGGCTCCAAGCCATTCAGCCATCTGACGGTTGCAAGGAAAAACTTCACCTTTGGCAACATAAGAACTCGACCTATAAACCCCCATTCTTTTGAATTTCTGATAAACGAGCCCACCAAATGTGAGAAAAACATTCCTTTCCTTGTCATCCTCATCAGCACCACCCATAAAGAGTTCGATGCCCGCCAGGCGATCCGAGAGACCTGGGGGGACGAGAACAACTTCAAAGGGATCAAGATAGCCACCCTGTTCCTCCTGGGCAAGAACGCCGATCCCGTTCTCAACCAGATGGTGGAGCAAGAGAGCCAAATCTTTCACGACATCATCGTGGAGGACTTCATTGATTCCTACCATAACCTTACCCTCAAAACCTTGATGGGGATGAGATGGGTGGCCACTTTTTGTGCGAAAGCCAAGTATGTCATGAAAACAGACAGCGACATTTTTGTCAACATGGACAACCTTATTTACAAACTCTTAAAACCCTCCACCAAGCCACGAAGAAGGTATTTTACCGGCTATGTCATCAACGGAGGGCCCATCCGAGATGTCCGCAGTAAGTGGTATATGCCCAGGGATTTGTACCCTGACAGCAACTACCCGCCCTTCTGCTCGGGGACCGGCTATATCTTTTCAGCTGATGTGGCTGAGCTCATTTACAAGACCTCACTCCACACCAGGCTGCTTCACCTGGAGGATGTGTATGTGGGACTGTGTCTTCGAAAGCTGGGCATCCATCCTTTCCAGAACAGTGGCTTCAATCACTGGAAAATGGCCTATAGTTTGTGTAGGTACCGCCGAGTGATCACCGTGCATCAGATCTCTCCAGAAGAAATGCACAGAATCTGGAATGACATGTCAAGCAAGAAACATCTCAGATGTTAG